The window TAGTTACTGTACTGTGCTCCACTGACACTTCCTATCATTCTTCATTTCCACACAAACTCTGTAGTTTGTTGCCCAGCACTCATTAGTTCTCCTTTCAAGCCCCTGATCAGGTAGTTCAGTGTTTGCTCTTATTACCCCAGTATATTTTGTAACATCATTCATCCAGATGATGCTCAATGCACAATTGGAATTTAAATGCTCATCCTTATTAAAATTCTTACCTACCTATTAAAAGCTCACCCATTGTCTCCTGTGACTCCACCTGTCCCTTGGTTTGGCTTGTGTTGGACTTCTCTGACTTGCCAGAAATACTGTGAACATGCTTCCTGAAAATTAAGCAGACTTtcaaagctgctcccagagtCTGGACTATTTCCAGAGAATTTAACAGTCTGCTAACTGCTCAGTTTTGCCTCCAAACTGGTCTGGCTAATTTTACAAACTATAATTGGTACTTCCCTTCATGTAGAGCAAATCCAGTAGTGCATggtttcttttctgcctttgaaaaataagaattcGAGGTGTGGTGTCACAGGCAGTACCTTTGGCTCCCTTTGCCAGCAGGTACAGACCAAAGTTATGTGTTCAAACCAAACCAGCTGTGATGGTGGTGCTGTTTAATCCTGAGCAATATATATGCTCTTGGTTCAAACAAAACTTAGTTCTTTTCACTGCCAGCCTGTGCATTTAGACTTCTTAGTTGTTCcttgctggtgctgctcaggtAACTACAGAGCCATGATTTTGCCTGATGTGAGTAAGATCTGAGGACAGGCATCACACACAGGATGTCTGCATGCTGTGAAGGGAAGCTTTGAAAACTACTGAGGGGAGTTTCAAATGCTGTACTGTCTCCTACAGGTGGGatgttaaaaataattcctgGACGTTAACTCGGGAACTGAAGCCTTTGGTGGTACTCTTGGACTTTCagagaaacaacaaaacagtGTTCAAGTCCACAAATTTTGCAGGATACATAGGCATGGTGTCTGGAGTCAAACCAGTAAGTATGGGAATGGGGCCTTGTCAATTCGTTACAAATGCTTCAGACTttcctttaatatttaaatttttctgctttcatgcTTTGCCTTGGGATGTTTTCCAATAAATGATCTCTAAGTTGTTCTGGTGCACAGCATAGCTATGTGAAGactgataaaagaaaaaaaatgctgcaccCTTCCTTGTGAAAGGAGATTGCCTAAATGGAATGTTTCTGTTTGGACACTTCTTAAAAACAGCattgaattttaaatataaacagGAGTGAATACAAAGTGCTGAAGTGATTAGAGTTTCTTGCTAGCTAATAGCTAATGCTGTGATCCCAGAGGGGAAACAGCACACTTGTGCTATTTAATTCTTTCTCCAATCTTTCTTGGAAAAGGCAGTCCTgcattttaagattttttttgttgagtTTTCATTTAATAGGCACCTGAAATCTGGGGTTTATATACACCTTAAAAAACAGCAGTACAGAACTATATCGAGGTGTCCAACTTGCCACAACTTCTCCTTTTCTACATGCTCTATCTTCTGTTATAGGTAGACTCTTCTTGTAGAGCATTTCTGGCATAAATCCTTGCATTGTATCCAtgtatttttgtcttctgctcAAATAAATTAGGAAGATGCCATTCTGAAAATGATTCAGTGTGTAGCTGAATTCAGTTTTTGTCTGAAACTTTAGTTGGAGAAGACTGAGATTTGAGTTGGAATTGTGTGTTCCAGTTAGCATGGACTGCAGCGTGTGCAGCTGCATGCCCATGCAAATAGCAGTAACATATCAGGGTGTGCTTAGCACTGGGACTTAAAAATCTGCCTTCAAACTAGAATAGTACTCAGAGAGGTCTGAGAAGAAGGTGACAtacagcagggaaaggaaaactgcTAATTCAGCAATGCAGCACAgaccaagaggaaaaaatggtgaTAGGCTTGACTTGCTTAGCATAAAAGCATGCCTTGCTGATTGTCTGCCAGGTCAGAAAACTAATTTCTACTTATTCAAGCCCTGATAAATTAGGTTCTTCTCTACATGAGCTTGATCTTGCAGTCTGTTCCTCAAAGGGGAAGAGTCTAACAAACAAGAAGCTAAATTGACATCTaaactgcagtgctgcctcTTGTTTATTTATTGGCACTCGTGGGCTGGCAATGGCTGAAGGTTGGCTTGTTTAATGCTTTTCAGAACTTGTTCACTCTGACAATGAATGAGCGTTTCAGTCTTGATGGTGGTTATGTGGGTGAGTAATGCtcatttctttcattatttctgcACAAGTTTTCCAGACCTTGGGCAAACCAGTGACCTTAATAAACAGGTACACAAGTAGTGAAAAGATTGCAGATGAGTTACATAAAATACAGCTTATTTTAAAGCCAGCTGTGAAAGTCAGAGTAGCAGGAGTGAACtgtctgaaaacaaattattctGATATTTTGCAGGAATCTTTGAATGGTTTCTTGGTAGAAGAGATGGTATGTGGATGGGCTTTCTCACAAGAACTGTATTAGAGAATGCTACAAGGTATTCCCTCTCCCTCTAAATATTGTGCTCCTTTAATCTGCTTTGCATTCAACTAGCATGAATTCTGGAGATGTATGCTTAATATCCAGTGATATAGATACCTTCCTTGTGGCCTTAATTTTAAATAGTTCTGGTGTTGCTGGTACTCTGGAGTAGGAAGCAAAGCATCACATGTGATccctcaaatattttttctcagatttctttttgctgATGAGCCTGTTGCTAATCTAAATGTGTAAGAGCATTCTGCATCAAAGCACATCCAACAGGTACTAGTTTATTGTAGGAAGTAAGCAGAAACAAAGCTGTTATGTAATAATTCAGTGGAATATGACACAGTATGTAATCATTTTACTCATATTTCAAGTGTAGAAGAAGTGCAGAGAGCGCCTCTAAACAATCATACTTTAAGTACAAAATGAGACGAGAAGCTTTGCTTAAATGCTTCCTTTATCATGATCCTGTTTCCTCATTATGTGcataaaaagggaagaaaggctTAAGTACCCAAACTTTTCCTGGGTCTGTGAAACTTGCTCTTCAGTACTTGAACCATTTATAGCATTTAATACTCCAGCATTATCTTACCCACAGTTACCAGGATGCAAAAGACAGACTGGCAAAAACAAGACTGCTGGCTCCAGCTTACTTTATTCTGGGTGGAAAAAATTCTGGAGAAGGGTGTGTGATAACTCGATCCAGGACAGCTGCTCTGGATATCTGGGAGTGAGTATGCTTGACCTGACACCTGACTCAGCCTTCCAGAAGAGGACAGGTTCTACCAATAACTGCGTCCTCTGTTTCTTGTGACTTCTGTTGTACAAGAACTCACTTCTTTACCATCATTGAAAAATACCCCTGCAAGCCTAAAAAAATAATGCATCTGTCTATAGCATATGCTGTATATGTGTACTTGTAATACATAGAGAAGCAAAACACAAACTTAGACCTCTTTTTCAGCCTTGATATCAAGAAGGGTACATGGTATGTGTTAGAAACCAACTACGATCGCTGGAAGCCTCCTCTGGTGCTGGATAATCGTAGAGGACCTGCAATGAAATGCCTGAACCAGACAACACAAGAGGTAAATATCCTCCAAATACCTCATATCCTGCTGGTCTGAAACTCCCAGGTTGCACTACTGACCTGACACAGCCAGGAGCATTCAGGTTATTTTCAAGCACAGCTGTAATGACACAAGTGGCTGATGATTTTGTGGTAACTTGTCTCTGCTTCTGGGTAAGAAGAAGCTGCCTCTTTACATGGGGAAGGTTTGTGGGTTTcctgtttatttgtttggggggttatgggggtttgttttgttttttggtttgggttctGGTGGTGGTTTTAGGGGGGATTGGGTTTTCAGGATTCCTTAtagtttggttggttggtttgtttgttttgggcttTCTTTTCATCTAGTTGGGTTTCCTGAAAGTATTTTCAGCAGCTGCATATGCAGGAGGGTACACCCAGAGATACCTTGAGAAATACTTCTGGTGTTTTTGGGGTAGTTTTAACAGTGAAATTCAAATGCACACTCTGGGGCAGCAAACACACTTAAGTGTGCCATGCTCTACTAAGATCTGGTCTGGTCAAATTTTTGCAGCCCACATTCTTCTGATATCAAAGTGTTATGGGTATCTTGTACTTTTAAAGCTGTATCTTGTTATTTAAGTGAGGTGTAAAAAAGTTAGTTCTCAGCATTTACATTAACAGGTAATGCCCCTTAATATCAgtgtattattttctttcagaatctCTCCCTACCTGCAATTTATGATGTTCTCTCCACAAAGCCTGTGCTCAATAAGGTAATGCTTCTATTTTTGCAGGAAGTTTAGAGTGGGGAGCAGACCACTAACTACTGTACATATAAGGAGGAGGCTTCAGTGGTACATTCAGGGTTTTTAGGTGAAAATTTCACATTACTTTGTGAAAGCAAATGTAATTGCTGGAATAGCTATTTCCCAAAGGCCATACAGCTTTAAAATTCTCACTAGCCTGAACCCGTTCTTCATAGCTGGCCCTGGtttgaggcagcagctgctctgcagacatCTTGAGCACCCTTCTAACCAGAATTAATGTGTGATCTATGTCTTTGTAATTCACATAAAACAAGTTAATATACTTCATGGTTTAAGCATATACAGGCACGTTACTCTTGCAACACAAAAGGTTTTAGTCTGGAATTGAAATTTTTGTGTTTAGGAAAAACAATAAAGGAAGGAAGTAGTTTTTAAGAGTTCTTGAATGATGAAGTTTAGTTCCTGTGTTAAGTGGAGGCGGCATTCTTGACTGAGAACACAGACAATTCATATTTGCATGTTGTTGACTGAAGAAGGTAAATGCTCATTTTAGTAGAACTGTTCAGAGAGAGTTTTTCACTAATTCCTGTCATGTggttgattttcttttttcttcttcctccccatGCCCATTAGTTGACCGTGTGCACCACGCTGATGGCGGTGTATGATGGCCATACAGAGACTTACCTGCGGGAGTGCCCAGATCCCTGCAGTCCTTGGTAGCCCTGCACCTCTCCTGCTGGAAGCTGCTTGTCCCAGTTGGCAGTCCTCCACGAGAAAATGTTTCTGGAAAGAGATTACTCAGTCTGACTCCTTTCTTCAGAAATCTAATGGCTCTATAGAAATGGCAAAGTGCTTCTAACAGTGAAGGGACCCTGTCTCAGAGCAGACTTTCTTGCTTTGCAACCAGCAGTTCTGCTGACGAGAAATGTATCCTCATGAGTGTCTGGTGTGATTTCAGCCGTTTCTGCCAAATGAGTTCAGCAGTTAGTTCTAGATCTCTTCAGTCTTGGCAGTATTCTTGGTGTGTTGTTGGTGGGGGGTTTGTTaattgttggggttttggtttggtttatttagattaaaatccttttaaagAGCACAAATTACAATGGCACCTACCAAGCATCAAAATGAATTGGATATAAGAAGACCATCTGGGACAATACAATTCTGTTATTCTTTCATAAGCACTTAAAATTAATTGCTATTGTTCTGGTATAATGTGAGGATATGTCTGATATGCCCTTTTAGAAAATACCAAGTGTCATGTATAGTCATAGGAACAAGGTCTTGGGGAAATAACTGAAACAAGATCTGAGCCAAGAATGTCTTGCTACTACTGATTTATAACTCTTTTGCTGAAGCTCTTTCTTGACCTGTTAACAAATGTGGTTTTTTAATACAGATTTTTCTgttgtctcaaaaaaaaaacccaaaaacctaaTTCAATAAAGAAAAGATACTTCCTGTCACCAAAGTACACATGTACTGATTTCATACTTCAGTCTGACATCATGCATGTTGGATACACAGTGCTTTCATTTCCAAATAGACCGTGTCTGAAAAACTGATTTCTTCTGATTTTGTAAACTAGTAGTTAAAACTATAtatttgggaggattttggttCGTTGTTTTTTTGAAGGTGGGGAAAGGAAGCCAAGTCAGATTACACCATTGTCTGCAATTCAAGTTAAGAAAGAAAGGTTGTTTAGAGAGAAGTAGTAGCACCCTTATAACCTAGGAAGCAGATAATGTAGGAGGCAGTAATTTTATCTGTTCCACTGGCTGCATTGCTGGGAATAGCTTACAGTTCCAACTCCTATGTTTTCTACACAAGAATGCTATTTACTAAATAATTTCAGCAGCTGATAAAGAAACATGGCTTCTGGTTGAAGAGAATGAAGTACTGATATTCTAGGCCTTGTAACAATGCCTGTAGTAGCACAGCAAGAAGCAGTTAAGGGGGATGTAACACTGACTAATTGAGAGCACACAGAAATCAATGTCCCACTGATTAAACAAGGGCCAGTCTAGCTGTAcatctaatttcttttttaactgaAGCATGCAAGCCAGAAGTGTGTTAGCATGATTGTACTACCAGGGTCCATTTTTAATCTCAACTATGAATATTGTAATCTGCTGAAACCAATATTGAATCTATTGAAACCAAATATAACAACACAATTTAAATCAGTGAAAAATGCATGTGTGAAacacagctcctgggctgtTTGATTCATAAAAGACAATTGAACCAAGTCAGATGTAGCAGTCTGTACTGTGAAGAGGCCGTCACATGTTTCTGAGTGCACACCTCAGCCTGCCAGGGGATTGTTCAGATTTATGTGGAATGAAGTTGTGTAACATCCATAATCAAATTACTGcctaatttaaaaatcagtttacttGCCTAATTAGTCTTGTCCCACTTTAGCATATGTAGAACAAGGCACTGTAGACTAGTAACAGTTAAGTAACGTCCCTTGTGCAAGACAATCCACATTTCCACACTTGAAATTGCTTTACAATTGCAAAAGGAGAGCTGAATTCCATAGATGTCTGTCTAGAGCCTGAATGCCTATGCTGCTATTGACTAAAATAAACAAAgctatttaaaagcaaaacccCCAACAACTGTCTTACTGTGTCTGCCCTAATATACAAAAAGTGATGAATGTGATTGTTTATTGATTTAACCTTCACCTGTCAAGTCTGAAAGTTTTCTCAAGCCACACAAAAAGTTTAATTTGCTTTTGTTACAGATAGACATACCTATTTTAATGTCAGTTTACTGCcttccccctgctgctgctgctctagGCACAGTGACCATTTCGCTGAAGAAATGTTGGCAGCTACTTGCAATGTTGGGATTTTGTTTAGCTGCCTTTTATTTTACATAGAAAGATACAATGGCGATGGGTGTGGTTTTTTAGTATGAATTTTTCTGCACACATAGTTGAGATCCCTCACAAACACTGAGGCAGTGGTCTGATTACTTTTTcttaggtttgttttttcctcaggtCAAGTAATGAGCCCTAtctatttttctcttcaagTTTACATAAGAGATTTATGCAGCTTTCCTAACTCTCCTGTGAAAAACAATCAAATTGTTGCAAAAAAAGGTGAATATGTGAGCAACAAGAAAAACATACTTAAGTTTTGATTATTACTGCATGGCCTAGTTCTAGAAAAACCAGCCTCAGTCTTAGCTTCTAGCACATTTACTGTCTACGTAAATGCAAAGAGTTAATCCAGTTTACTGTAAACTAGATTAAATAAGGTGTTACGGAAGAGACCAAGCTGTTTGGGTGCTggcatttaaatgaaaaaaaaatcagcttgccaagaaaatttttcacttttacaCTTTCAGGAACCCATGCAGTGAAGCCCCATAccatttcagaggaaaaaagaatgtCATCTCACatgttaaaagcaaaattttggCAGTTAATGAGGACAGGAGAAGGCAGGAATTTGAATCTTAATCAAAATCAAGCAGTAGTTCTGGGAGACACGTGCAAGTGAGTTTGCTTAGATTCAGTTACCAGTCAAGGCTTTGCTTAGAAGTAAAACTCCAGAGCAGGGCCCATAGATGTCCTGGCAAATATCTGCAAGGAAAGCAGCAAGAGTAAATGAAAGGTTTTCACTGGAGTGAGCAGGCATGATGGAGAGTGGATGGACAATAGCAGGTGAGAGCTTCAGGCAAGCTCCCCAACTAACAATTAAATActccttcctcccagcacaAGCACGTGTCCTGCTTTCACACAGCCAGCTCCTTGGGCTACAGGTGCaaggagaaagaaatgcaaagaaaaagctgGATTTCACCTCAGTGGCTGGCAACAGCAGCTTATGGCAAGATCCTGTTTATGGCATTGATCATCAGATGAAGTCTTCTGCTTTTGGAGAACCAGAACTGTTAGTGAGAGGGTCACACCCAAGCTCTCTGAGCAGTAAAACCTCTCATACTTTGGACCAGAAGAACAAGATGAGCCAGGAGTAATGCTCAATCAAAGAGCTGGCACAAGCCACAGTTTGCCTTGGGAAGAAAACTGCAGATATTTATGCATTTTGTAAGAAGCTGCCTTTGACAGTTAAGAGAGTCTGAAAACTGAACATGCCAGTTGGCCAAAGGCTGTGATCTAGAACCAAGCAGACCATGTGGTTtttccctggagctctgcctACCAGTTTTTAAGACCATTGTAATTTGGCAGAATCAAAGATTTTAAAGGTCCTTTGTAACTATGTCTGCTCCCACACAGTTATGTACAGGAGAGGACAATAATTAAAAAGGAGCTAGCCTGTTTACATACCAAGAAGCACTATACTTAGGACATTTCTGATCTACAGTGAATCAGCTCTGAATTACTGTATTAATTATATCTGGGACAATCTCAGTCTAATCTGTTTTGCAAAGTTTGTTCTCCTAGTTCAAGGGTTACAAATGAGCAGTAGAAGAATCCCAGTGGTGAGACTGCCTCTGCTGGAGATTCTCCATTTAAGGTAactccagtctttccttaatGTTTTGTACTATTAGTCttgtctttcttttaaacttgCCAAGTTTTCTCTATTTGACAGATACAcagtgtagaaaaaaaatccccaaaacattcctaggttttttttcccctttatatttcagtgaaaatggGTCATCTCAGTAAGAAAgtttgttggtggttttttttgttttgtttttttgttttggtttgggttttttttgtctgcacTAAAAAAGATTAAATCACAAGCACTGAGTTGTAGCAAAGAGTTGCCATCTTGTTTTTAAAGTGGAACTTTAATTCAGGTACCCGGTTTAGACATAGTCTAATGTTTGGATTAGACATAGTCTTTTCTCAGGCTACACCTACCGTCTGAATTGCACCAGTGTTTAAACCTTGGAGTAGTTACATGTAATTTGCATCTGCTTAGTTTCCAAAATGCTACATTTACATTTCTGCAAGAGGTGTACATGCACCATCCCCTGAGAGCTGGAAACAGCTCTCTTAAGACAGCCATATCCAGCTCCATGAACCTTCTGTGTGAACCaggtgggaaaaagaagtaaatGTGACTGGatggaaaggagaaaacagggaagggggggaaaga is drawn from Haemorhous mexicanus isolate bHaeMex1 chromosome 4, bHaeMex1.pri, whole genome shotgun sequence and contains these coding sequences:
- the ASAH1 gene encoding acid ceramidase translates to MWPPLREAPLGAEPGRTMAGWGRALLALLVLAQPAWAPDPYGEECRSKMYPPSGPTFKGNIPTYVINLDLPPSRRWDDLMRDKKTELKTVVQNIKDIANTFFPSGKVVDIVDNKIAHLTATLPYPFNEELRGIANSSGIPLGEIVIFNIFYEIFTVCTSIVAEDKTGKLYHARNLDFGLFLGWDVKNNSWTLTRELKPLVVLLDFQRNNKTVFKSTNFAGYIGMVSGVKPNLFTLTMNERFSLDGGYVGIFEWFLGRRDGMWMGFLTRTVLENATSYQDAKDRLAKTRLLAPAYFILGGKNSGEGCVITRSRTAALDIWDLDIKKGTWYVLETNYDRWKPPLVLDNRRGPAMKCLNQTTQENLSLPAIYDVLSTKPVLNKLTVCTTLMAVYDGHTETYLRECPDPCSPW